In a genomic window of Bubalus bubalis isolate 160015118507 breed Murrah chromosome 17, NDDB_SH_1, whole genome shotgun sequence:
- the MZT2B gene encoding mitotic-spindle organizing protein 2B isoform X1, which yields MAAAGAGPGPGPGAPPGLEAALQKLALRRKKVLSAEDMELFELAQAAGGAMDPDVFKILVDLLKLNVAPLAVFQMLKSMCAGQRVASDSQDPTAAPLPTPSVPETREASFLSARSRSPPARPSFSCAPQPAASPVLLHGPAAAHSPLSPGPPGSLRFSCCLFSPFAGCVYWFISGGWYCFHGNHHSLQKEQLCAAGARAGLSAPELAVWSISPRGPPCLVPELGMWPLQPSLSAKSTAGQLRSSPAAPGLPGTSARGPLARGVGRGLRGTCAARVAHWAFSGWSAAPVKPLLGAPHAPAAHWSWLPDPASLRSRWWGCSGLPTSSHSLSRIPGLGSWPTPQGALSPPRRKFWAFLVLVSTQRCGRARSGG from the exons ATGGCGGCCGCGGGCGCGGGGCCGGGCCCCGGGCCAGGGGCGCCCCCGGGGCTGGAGGCGGCCCTGCAGAAGCTGGCCCTGCGGCGGAAGAAAGTGCTGAGCGCGGAGGACATGGAGCTGTTCGAGCTGGCGCAGGCTGCGGGCGGCGCCATGGACCCCGACGTGTTCAA GATCCTGGTGGACCTGCTGAAGCTGAACGTGGCGCCCCTCGCCGtcttccagatgctcaagtccaTGTGCGCTGGGCAGAGGGTGGCGAGCGACTCCCAGGATCCCACGGCCGCGCCCCTGCCCACGCCCAGCGTGCCTGAGACCCGAG AGGCCTCCTTTCTCTCTGCCCGGAGCCGTAGCCCCCCCGCGAGGCCCTCCTTTTCCTGCGCCCCGCAGCCTGCGGCCTCTCCGGTTCTGCTCCACGGCCCAGCTGCCGCGCACTCGCCTCTCTCTCCGGGGCCCCCCGGTTCCCTCCGGTTCTCTTGCTGCCTGTTCTCTCCTTTTGCAGGTTGCGtttattggtttatttctggggGTTGGTACTGTTTCCATGGAAACCACCATAGCCTCCAGAAAGAGCAGCTCTGTGCTGCAGGGGCACGTGCGGGGCTGTCAGCCCCCGAACTGGCTGTCTGGAGCATCAGCCCCCGGGGTCCCCCTTGCCTGGTTCCTGAGCTGGGGATGTGGCCACTCCAGCCCTCGCTCAGTGCCAAGAGCACAGCGGGGCAGCTGCGCTCTTCTCCAGCTGCACCTGGCCTGCCGGGCACATCCGCGCGGGGACCATTAGCCAGAGGTGTGGGTCGAGGGTTAAGGGGCACGTGTGCAGCCCGCGTTGCACATTGGGCGTTCAGTGGCTGGTCTGCAGCACCAGTCAAGCCCCTGCTGGGTGCTCCCCACGCCCCCGCCGCCCACTGGTCCTGGCTACCAGACCCCGCCAGCCTGCGCAGCAGGTGGTGGGGCTGCAGTGGtctccccacctcatcccacAGCCTGTCACGGATACCTGGCCTCGGCAGCTGGCCGACTCCACAAGGGGCGCTCTCACCACCCAGGAGAAAGTTCTGGGCTTTTCTGGTTTTAGTTTCCACTCAGCGCTGCGGCAGAGCCCGTAGCGGGGGTTAG
- the MZT2B gene encoding mitotic-spindle organizing protein 2B isoform X3: MAAAGAGPGPGPGAPPGLEAALQKLALRRKKVLSAEDMELFELAQAAGGAMDPDVFKILVDLLKLNVAPLAVFQMLKSMCAGQRVASDSQDPTAAPLPTPSVPETREASFLSARSRSPPARPSFSCAPQPAASPVLLHGPAAAHSPLSPGPPGSLRFSCCLFSPFAGRNKGGGALGGGPALAERGGRDGPSQRMPRQPSASRLSKGGGPGRSPPRSGT; encoded by the exons ATGGCGGCCGCGGGCGCGGGGCCGGGCCCCGGGCCAGGGGCGCCCCCGGGGCTGGAGGCGGCCCTGCAGAAGCTGGCCCTGCGGCGGAAGAAAGTGCTGAGCGCGGAGGACATGGAGCTGTTCGAGCTGGCGCAGGCTGCGGGCGGCGCCATGGACCCCGACGTGTTCAA GATCCTGGTGGACCTGCTGAAGCTGAACGTGGCGCCCCTCGCCGtcttccagatgctcaagtccaTGTGCGCTGGGCAGAGGGTGGCGAGCGACTCCCAGGATCCCACGGCCGCGCCCCTGCCCACGCCCAGCGTGCCTGAGACCCGAG AGGCCTCCTTTCTCTCTGCCCGGAGCCGTAGCCCCCCCGCGAGGCCCTCCTTTTCCTGCGCCCCGCAGCCTGCGGCCTCTCCGGTTCTGCTCCACGGCCCAGCTGCCGCGCACTCGCCTCTCTCTCCGGGGCCCCCCGGTTCCCTCCGGTTCTCTTGCTGCCTGTTCTCTCCTTTTGCAG GGAGAAACAAAGGCGGCGGTGCCCTGGGCGGAGGCCCGGCGCTGGCAGAACGCGGCGGCCGGGATGGACCCAGCCAGAGGATGCCCCGCCAGCCCAGCGCCTCCAGGCTGTCCAAGGGGGGCGGGCCAGGGAGGAGCCCCCCGAGGAGCGGCACCTGA
- the MZT2B gene encoding mitotic-spindle organizing protein 2B isoform X2 gives MAAAGAGPGPGPGAPPGLEAALQKLALRRKKVLSAEDMELFELAQAAGGAMDPDVFKILVDLLKLNVAPLAVFQMLKSMCAGQRVASDSQDPTAAPLPTPSVPETRGRNKGGGALGGGPALAERGGRDGPSQRMPRQPSASRLSKGGGPGRSPPRSGT, from the exons ATGGCGGCCGCGGGCGCGGGGCCGGGCCCCGGGCCAGGGGCGCCCCCGGGGCTGGAGGCGGCCCTGCAGAAGCTGGCCCTGCGGCGGAAGAAAGTGCTGAGCGCGGAGGACATGGAGCTGTTCGAGCTGGCGCAGGCTGCGGGCGGCGCCATGGACCCCGACGTGTTCAA GATCCTGGTGGACCTGCTGAAGCTGAACGTGGCGCCCCTCGCCGtcttccagatgctcaagtccaTGTGCGCTGGGCAGAGGGTGGCGAGCGACTCCCAGGATCCCACGGCCGCGCCCCTGCCCACGCCCAGCGTGCCTGAGACCCGAG GGAGAAACAAAGGCGGCGGTGCCCTGGGCGGAGGCCCGGCGCTGGCAGAACGCGGCGGCCGGGATGGACCCAGCCAGAGGATGCCCCGCCAGCCCAGCGCCTCCAGGCTGTCCAAGGGGGGCGGGCCAGGGAGGAGCCCCCCGAGGAGCGGCACCTGA
- the LOC102413407 gene encoding tubulin alpha-3 chain isoform X2 — translation MRECISIHVGQAGVQIGNACWELYCLEHGIQPDGQMPSDKTIGGGDDSFNTFFSETGAGKHVPRAVFVDLEPTVVDEVRTGTYRQLFHPEQLITGKEDAANNYARGHYTIGKEIVDLVLDRIRKLADLCTGLQGFLIFHSFGGGTGSGFASLLMERLSVDYGKKSKLEFAIYPAPQVSTAVVEPYNSILTTHTTLEHSDCAFMVDNEAIYDICRRNLDIERPTYTNLNRLIGQIVSSITASLRFDGALNVDLTEFQTNLVPYPRIHFPLATYAPVISAEKAYHEQLSVAEITNACFEPANQMVKCDPRHGKYMACCMLYRGDVVPKDVNAAIATIKTKRTIQFVDWCPTGFKVGINYQPPTVVPGGDLAKVQRAVCMLSNTTAIAEAWARLDHKFDLMYAKRAFVHWYVGEGMEEGEFSEAREDLAALEKDYEEVGVDSVEAEAEEGEEY, via the exons CGCGAGTGCATCTCCATCCACGTGGGGCAGGCGGGCGTCCAGATCGGCAACGCCTGCTGGGAGCTGTACTGCCTGGAGCATGGCATTCAGCCCGACGGCCAGATGCCCAGCGACAAGACCATCGGCGGCGGGGATGACTCCTTCAACACGTTCTTCAGCGAGACCGGGGCCGGCAAGCACGTGCCCAGGGCCGTGTTCGTGGACCTGGAGCCCACCGTGGTCG ATGAGGTGCGCACGGGGACCTACAGGCAGCTCTTCCACCCGGAGCAGCTGATCACCGGGAAGGAAGACGCGGCCAACAACTATGCCCGTGGCCACTACACCATCGGCAAGGAGATCGTCGACCTGGTCCTGGACCGCATCCGCAAACTG GCGGACCTGTGCACGGGGCTGCAGGGCTTCCTCATCTTCCACAGCTTCGGGGGCGGCACCGGCTCGGGCTTCGCGTCGCTGCTCATGGAGCGGCTCTCGGTGGACTACGGCAAGAAGTCCAAGCTGGAGTTCGCCATCTACCCAGCGCCCCAGGTCTCCACGGCCGTGGTGGAGCCCTACAACTCCATCCTGACCACGCACACGACCCTGGAGCACTCGGACTGCGCCTTCATGGTGGACAACGAGGCCATCTACGACATCTGCCGGCGCAACCTGGACATCGAGCGGCCCACGTACACCAACCTCAACCGGCTCATCGGGCAGATCGTGTCCTCCATCACGGCCTCCCTGCGCTTCGACGGCGCCCTCAACGTGGACCTGACCGAGTTCCAGACCAACCTGGTACCCTACCCCCGCATCCACTTCCCCCTGGCCACGTACGCCCCGGTCATCTCGGCCGAGAAGGCCTACCACGAGCAGCTGTCCGTGGCCGAGATCACCAACGCCTGCTTCGAGCCGGCCAACCAGATGGTCAAGTGTGACCCTCGCCACGGCAAGTACATGGCCTGCTGCATGCTGTACCGGGGGGACGTGGTCCCCAAAGACGTCAACGCGGCCATCGCCACCATCAAGACCAAGCGCACCATCCAGTTTGTGGACTGGTGCCCGACCGGGTTCAAG GTGGGCATCAACTACCAGCCCCCCACGGTGGTCCCGGGGGGAGACCTGGCCAAGGTGCAGCGGGCCGTGTGCATGCTGAGCAACACCACGGCCATCGCCGAGGCCTGGGCCCGCCTGGACCACAAGTTCGACCTCATGTACGCCAAGCGCGCCTTCGTGCACTGGTACGTGGGGGAGGGCATGGAGGAGGGCGAGTTCTCGGAGGCCCGGGAAGACCTGGCGGCGCTGGAGAAGGATTACGAGGAGGTGGGCGTGGACTCGGTGGAGGCGGAGGCCGAGGAAGGGGAGGAGTACTGA